In Scophthalmus maximus strain ysfricsl-2021 chromosome 21, ASM2237912v1, whole genome shotgun sequence, one genomic interval encodes:
- the LOC118291520 gene encoding E3 ubiquitin-protein ligase RNF31-like yields MSDSPLSAQMDEVRRRARSLLSSTGVAQDVKADVQTMAGVALPLSEKYVHLAAEAMLRENTASRSRAEALESLSRLVKALSILEKYGCNLTSPARPKYWRSVKHNNPVFRTTVDAVKGGRTVLFLYGYTNQQVDGLSFPEEVSEPDGEKVAEVTLEVMTLRTEVDMLVKGSHPHLDNFKDILPFLTQQEKVASDSAVVPPAEELHADKPQVLSPSPKPAQSLVGLSLKPSAGSVAGGVCNLCGGSASLLCPSCDGQCFCDACDGLFHRHPTRASHKRDKIPETCGICGVSTVQSQCSTCVQRLCLNCDRLFHSHPDRKGHNRAAVVPVKTSSPSLSPWECAHCTTVNEMRAVLCSTCERPRLATAASTAPDAGPASGATSPNTEWQCKSCTMVNQGCSILCEVCERPRLATRPPVAPVSSSPGAPSDPRTKWTCQFCTYVNTKPTAVCEMCSLPCKDLLPGGDSAPQSLQQTPSTNVDLREQPAPGVKPQPKPRVNPELRRQKTMREDGIGLIHQIREAEKRGVSPEEVFAALGVCGGSNVNPCDWVTSELPHLLDEICAMAASVQLNYRAGDSAAGALHPALERDGEVEEEEERGPSAAAGQGVKLSRAEAKLAWLSAGGDTDRAVTQLLRERQVKTRELQSLGFRDVAQCEEALRLSGGELKGALSLLQRPLLEPFHRRIWTEQPEPPIDPKNPDKQRMCRRLLALYDLPSWGRCELVLALLQEPGVTCSLEDVVQAVKDSHDKDFIRRLLNNECPCCLSIFPRRKMQSLTSCQCSVCHECFGQHFTVSVRDKHIRDMVCPVCGEPDINDPEQLDSYFSTLDIQLRDCLEPDVYELFHKKLTEHALMKDPKFLWCCHCTSGFINDGDQLKVTCPACRNSFCTRCKKPWEAQHQDLSCEQFQQWKRENDPEYQRQGLAGYLRDNGITCPHCRFQYDLTKGGCMHFSCSQCRYQFCSGCNNPYHKTGCKTPQCSYSGLHAHHPRDCLFYLRDWEPLRLQALLQRSVVEFNTDSSNGTQTDTCGVMEQKDDGGLQMDSPCGVQTQPGQAGLCERHYREYLVSLINAHSLDPALLYDGQELVRACERYQVDVQRAEGDDDNAHHARLLKKLMEVPLGEKVPRIK; encoded by the exons ATGAGCGACAGCCCTCTGTCGGCGCAGATGGACGAGGTGCGGCGGCGAGCCcgctccctgctctcctccacGGGCGTCGCCCAGGACGTGAAGGCCGACGTCCAGACGATGGCCGGCGTCGCCCTGCCTCTGTCGGAGAAGTACGTCCACCTGGCTGCGGAGGCCATGCTGAGGGAGAACACGGCGAGCAGAAGCCGAGCGGAG GCTCTGGAGTCCTTGAGCCGCCTGGTCAAGGCCTTGAGCATCCTGGAGAAGTACGGCTGCAACCTGACGTCCCCCGCCAGGCCCAAGTACTGGAGGAGCGTCAAGCACAACAACCCCGTGTTCAGAACCACGGTGGACGCCGTCAAG GGCGGCCGCACGGTCCTCTTCCTCTACGGCTACACCAACCAGCAGGTCGACGGCCTCAGCTTCCCGGAGGAGGTCAGCGAGCCGGACGGCGAAAAGGTCGCCGAGGTGACGCTGGAGGTCATGACCTTGCGCACAGAGGTGGACATGCTGGTGAAG GGCTCCCATCCTCACCTCGACAACTTCAAAGATATCCTGCCATTTCTCACACAGCAG GAGAAGGTGGCGAGCGACTCGGCGGTCGTCCCGCCCGCGGAGGAGCTGCACGCCGACAAACCCCAGGTCCTGTCGCCTTCGCCCAAACCTGCTCAGAGCCTCGTGGGACTGAGCCTGAAACCATCAgcgg GCTCTGTCGCAGGCGGCGTGTGTAATCTGTGCGGCGGCAGCGCGTCTCTGCTTTGTCCGTCTTGTGACGGTCAGTGTTTCTGCGACGCGTGTGACGGACTCTTTCACCGCCACCCGACCAGAGCCAGTCACAAGAGAGACAAAATACCGG AGACCTGCGGCATCTGTGGTGTTTCCACTGTCCAGTCTCAGTGCTCCACTTGTGTCCAGAGGTTGTGTCTGAACTGTGACCGGCTCTTCCACTCGCACCCCGACCGCAAGGGACACAACAGAGCCGCTGTGGTGCCGGTCAAGACGtccag TCCGTCTCTGTCGCCGTGGGAGTGCGCACACTGCACCACGGTGAACGAGATGCGAGCCGTGCTCTGCTCCACCTGCGAGCGGCCTCGACTCGCCACGGCCGCGTCCACCGCTCCGGACGCCGGCCCTGCGTCAGGCGCCACGTCACCGAACACGG AGTGGCAGTGTAAGAGCTGCACGATGGTGAACCAAGGCTGCAGCATcctgtgtgaggtgtgtgagcGCCCCCGCCTGGCCACTCGCCCGCCCGTTGCCCCGGTGTCGTCCAGCCCCGGAGCTCCGTCTGATCCCAGAACAAAG TGGACCTGTCAGTTTTGCACCTACGTGAACACCAAGCCGACCGCCGTGTGCGAGATGTGCAGCCTGCCGTGTAAAGACTTACTTCCTGGCGGCGACTCGGCGCCTCAGTCTCTTCAGCAGACGCCGTCCACCAACGTCGACCTCAGGGAGCAGCCTGCACCTGGCGTCAAGCCTCAGCCCAAGCCCCGGGTCAACCCGGAGCTGAGGCGGCAGAAGACGATGAGGGAGGACGGAATCGGCCTCATCCACCAGATCAGG GAAGCCGAAAAGCGAGGCGTGAGCCCCGAGGAGGTGTTCGCGGCGCTCGGCGTGTGTGGCGGCAGCAACGTCAACCCCTGCGATTGGGTGACGTCGGAGCTGCCTCACCTGCTGGATGAGATCTGCGCCATGGCGGCGTCCGTCCAGCTGAACTACAGGGCGGGCGACTCTGCTGCCGGGGCTCTTCACCCCGCGTTGGAGAGggacggggaggtggaggaggaggaggaacgcgGTCCCAGCGCCGCCGCGGGCCAAGGCGTGAAGCTGTCCCGGGCCGAGGCCAAGCTGGCCTGGCTGTCGGCCGGCGGCGACACGGACCGAGCCGTGACGCAGCTGCTCAGAGAGCGACAGGTCAAG ACGAGGGAGCTCCAGTCTCTGGGCTTCAGGGACGTGGCCCAGTGCGAGGAGGCCCTGCGGCTGAGCGGCGGCGAGCTCAAGGGggctctgtctctgctgcagcgccccctgctggagccGTTCCACCGGCGCATCTGGACCGAGCAGCCCGAGCCGCCGATCGACCCCAAGAACCCGGACAAACAG agGATGTGCAGGCGTCTACTGGCGCTGTACGACCTGCCCAGCTGGGGGCGCTGCGAGCTCGTGCTGGCGCTGCTCCAGGAGCCCGGCGTCACCTGCTCGCTGGAGGACGTCGTCCAGGCCGTGAAGGATTCGCACGACAAGGACTTCATCCGGCGTCTGCTCAACAACGAGTGTCCCTGCTGCCTGAGCATCTTCCCGCGCCGCAAG ATGCAGTCCCTGACGTCCTGCCAGTGCTCCGTCTGCCACGAGTGCTTCGGGCAGCACTTCACCGTGTCggtgagagacaaacacatCAGGGACATGGTGTGTCCCGTCTGCGGCGAGCCCGACATCAACGACCCCGAACAGCTGGACAGCTACTTCTCCACGCTGGACATACAG CTGCGGGACTGTCTGGAGCCCGACGTGTACGAGCTGTTTCACAAGAAGCTGACGGAGCACGCGCTCATGAAGGACCCAAAGTTCCTCTGGTGCTGCCac TGCACGTCTGGGTTCATCAACGACGGAGACCAGCTGAAGGTCACGTGTCCGGCGTGTCGCAACAGTTTCTGTACTCGGTGCAAGAAACCT TGGGAGGCTCAGCACCAGGATCTGTCCTGTGAGCAGTTCCAGCAGTGGAAGAGGGAGAACGACCCCGAGTACCAGAGGCAGGGCCTGGCCGGGTACCTGCGGGACAACGGCATCA CTTGTCCTCACTGCAGGTTCCAGTACGACCTGACGAAAGGCGGCTGCATGCACTTCAGCTGCTCCCAGTGCCGCTACCAGTTCTGCAGCGGCTGCAACAATCCCTACCACAAG ACGGGATGTAAGACTCCTCAGTGCAGTTACTCGGGTCTTCACGCTCATCACCCTCGTGACTGTCTCTTCTACCTGAGAGACTGGGAGCCGCTCCGACTCCAGGcgctgctgcag AGGAGCGTTGTGGAGTTCAACACTGACTCTTCGAACGGAACTCAAACtg ACACTTGCGGAGTGATGGAGCAGAAGGACGACGGAGGTCTGCAGATGGATTCACCGTGTGGCGTTCAAACGCAGCCGGGACAAGCTGGACTCTGCGA gagACACTACAGGGAGTACCTGGTCAGTCTGATCAACGCTCACTCTCTGGACCCGGCGCTGCTGTACGACGGCCAGGAGCTGGTCCGGGCCTGTGAGCGGTACCAGGTGGACGTTCAGCGCGCGGAGGGCGACGACGACAACGCTCACCACGCTCGCCTGCTCAAG AAACTGATGGAGGTTCCTCTCGGAGAAAAAGTTCCTCGCATCAAATAG
- the irf9 gene encoding interferon regulatory factor 9 isoform X1: MAAGRTRCTRRLRSWMVDQVNSEKYPGLVWDDEAKTMFRIPWKHAGKQDFRKDEDAAIFKAWAEFKGKLTDGGGQDSPAAWKTRLRCALNKSPEFDEVDRAQLDISEPYKVYRLVPPSEQGVVVPEKKSKEKPTRKSKRRSSEVERDVVVVRDKRIKTEDATSQLCVDNALLQSDISVQKEEPVQHSDASSSSSFIQRDGVDEIRLDVRIEGSVPAPREVHDSFNVAIHYLGREVLTRQVPGTDVRITYLPSSLVAPTPSTVLRGRFPRVPLPEPPAALPAGPELQALLTLLPFMERGVVLTSTLQGVYGKRYCQGRVFWTGPHTTTAGLHKMERDTEPVLLFSRDAFKQQLDHFCSHGGDPPQCGVTLCFGEELSDTEDPNRKLIIVQITLPWAEQQVQNAQSLQNAQSLFDPIALLQSLASQSPLGEITLNLVAVPSPTSDATVTFGSL; the protein is encoded by the exons ATGGCGGCGGGAAGGACGCGCTGCACGCGCAGACTGCGCTCCTGGATGGTCGACCAG gtCAACAGTGAAAAGTATCCCGGGCTGGTTTGGGACGACGAGGCCAAAACCATGTTCCGCATCCCGTGGAAACACGCAGGGAAGCAGGACTTCCGCAAGGACGAGGACGCCGCCATCTTCAAG GCGTGGGCGGAGTTCAAAGGGAAGCTGACGGACGGCGGCGGGCAGGACAGCCCGGCCGCCTGGAAGACGCGTCTGCGCTGCGCCCTCAACAAGAGCCCCGAGTTCGACGAGGTGGACCGAGCCCAGCTGGACATCTCCGAGCCGTACAAGGTGTACCGCCTGGTGCCGCCGAGCGAGCAGg GTGTGGTGGtacctgaaaagaaaagcaaagagaaaCCGACCAGGAAGTCGAAAAGGAGGAGCAGCGAGGTAGAGCGCGACGTCGTCGTCGTTCGCGACAAGCGGATAAAGACGGAGGACGCCACGTCTCAGCTG TGTGTCGACAACGCTCTGCTGCAGAGCGACATCAGCGTGCAGAAGGAGGAGCCTGTTCAGCACAGCgacgccagcagcagcagcagcttcatccAGAGAGACG GTGTCGACGAGATCAGACTGGACGTGCGGATCGAGGGGAGCGTCCCGGCTCCACGAGAAG TCCACGACTCCTTCAACGTGGCCATTCACTACTTGGGACGGGAGGTTCTGACACGCCAAGTCCCGGGCACCGACGTGCGGATCACGTACCTGCCGTCCTCGCTCGTCGCCCCGACGCCGTCCACCGTCCTGAGGGGCAGGTTCCCGCGCGTGCCGCTGCCGGAGCCGCCCGCCGCGCTGCCGGCCGGCCCGGAGCTGCAGGCGCTGCTCACCCTGCTGCCCTTCATGGAGCGCGGCGTGGTGCTGACCTCCACGCTGCAGGGCGTGTACGGCAAGAGGTACTGCCAGGGGCGGGTCTTCTGGACGGGGCCGCACACGACCACGGCGGGGCTGcacaagatggagagagacaccGAGCCGGTGCTGCTCTTCAGCCGAGACGCCTTCAAGCAGC AGCTGGATCACTTCTGTTCCCACGGAGGAGACCCTCCTCAGTGCGGCGTCACGCTGTGTTTCGGGGAAGAGCTGAGCGACACCGAGGACCCGAACAGGAAGCTCATCATCGTTCAG atcACGTTGCCGTGGGCCGAGCAGCAGGTCCAGAACGCTCAGTCCCTCCAGAACGCCCAGTCGCTCTTCGACCCCATCGCCCTCCTCCAGTCTCTGGCCAGTCAGTCTCCGCTGGGAGAGATCACGCTCAACCTGGTCGCCGTGCCCTCGCCGACCTCCGACGCCACCGTCACCTTTGGGAGTCTCTGA
- the irf9 gene encoding interferon regulatory factor 9 isoform X2: protein MAAGRTRCTRRLRSWMVDQVNSEKYPGLVWDDEAKTMFRIPWKHAGKQDFRKDEDAAIFKAWAEFKGKLTDGGGQDSPAAWKTRLRCALNKSPEFDEVDRAQLDISEPYKVYRLVPPSEQGVVVPEKKSKEKPTRKSKRRSSEVERDVVVVRDKRIKTEDATSQLSDISVQKEEPVQHSDASSSSSFIQRDGVDEIRLDVRIEGSVPAPREVHDSFNVAIHYLGREVLTRQVPGTDVRITYLPSSLVAPTPSTVLRGRFPRVPLPEPPAALPAGPELQALLTLLPFMERGVVLTSTLQGVYGKRYCQGRVFWTGPHTTTAGLHKMERDTEPVLLFSRDAFKQQLDHFCSHGGDPPQCGVTLCFGEELSDTEDPNRKLIIVQITLPWAEQQVQNAQSLQNAQSLFDPIALLQSLASQSPLGEITLNLVAVPSPTSDATVTFGSL from the exons ATGGCGGCGGGAAGGACGCGCTGCACGCGCAGACTGCGCTCCTGGATGGTCGACCAG gtCAACAGTGAAAAGTATCCCGGGCTGGTTTGGGACGACGAGGCCAAAACCATGTTCCGCATCCCGTGGAAACACGCAGGGAAGCAGGACTTCCGCAAGGACGAGGACGCCGCCATCTTCAAG GCGTGGGCGGAGTTCAAAGGGAAGCTGACGGACGGCGGCGGGCAGGACAGCCCGGCCGCCTGGAAGACGCGTCTGCGCTGCGCCCTCAACAAGAGCCCCGAGTTCGACGAGGTGGACCGAGCCCAGCTGGACATCTCCGAGCCGTACAAGGTGTACCGCCTGGTGCCGCCGAGCGAGCAGg GTGTGGTGGtacctgaaaagaaaagcaaagagaaaCCGACCAGGAAGTCGAAAAGGAGGAGCAGCGAGGTAGAGCGCGACGTCGTCGTCGTTCGCGACAAGCGGATAAAGACGGAGGACGCCACGTCTCAGCTG AGCGACATCAGCGTGCAGAAGGAGGAGCCTGTTCAGCACAGCgacgccagcagcagcagcagcttcatccAGAGAGACG GTGTCGACGAGATCAGACTGGACGTGCGGATCGAGGGGAGCGTCCCGGCTCCACGAGAAG TCCACGACTCCTTCAACGTGGCCATTCACTACTTGGGACGGGAGGTTCTGACACGCCAAGTCCCGGGCACCGACGTGCGGATCACGTACCTGCCGTCCTCGCTCGTCGCCCCGACGCCGTCCACCGTCCTGAGGGGCAGGTTCCCGCGCGTGCCGCTGCCGGAGCCGCCCGCCGCGCTGCCGGCCGGCCCGGAGCTGCAGGCGCTGCTCACCCTGCTGCCCTTCATGGAGCGCGGCGTGGTGCTGACCTCCACGCTGCAGGGCGTGTACGGCAAGAGGTACTGCCAGGGGCGGGTCTTCTGGACGGGGCCGCACACGACCACGGCGGGGCTGcacaagatggagagagacaccGAGCCGGTGCTGCTCTTCAGCCGAGACGCCTTCAAGCAGC AGCTGGATCACTTCTGTTCCCACGGAGGAGACCCTCCTCAGTGCGGCGTCACGCTGTGTTTCGGGGAAGAGCTGAGCGACACCGAGGACCCGAACAGGAAGCTCATCATCGTTCAG atcACGTTGCCGTGGGCCGAGCAGCAGGTCCAGAACGCTCAGTCCCTCCAGAACGCCCAGTCGCTCTTCGACCCCATCGCCCTCCTCCAGTCTCTGGCCAGTCAGTCTCCGCTGGGAGAGATCACGCTCAACCTGGTCGCCGTGCCCTCGCCGACCTCCGACGCCACCGTCACCTTTGGGAGTCTCTGA